In Calditrichota bacterium, the genomic stretch ATCGTGCCGATCGCCTACCACTGTCGTCGACCGGTCCTGGCGACCCTCGTCGGCGGTTTGCCTGACATCATCGACGAAGGCCGCAGCGGTTTCCTCGTTGAGCCCGGAAGGCCCGATCTTTTGGCAGACTCGATTCGCCGATTTTTCCTCGAACTGAACGCACCGCTGCTTAAAGAGGGCATCGAAGCTGTCGCCGCCCGTCTCAGTTGGTCGCGTTACCTGGACATTCTAAAGGAGTTGACCAGGAACTTGAGGGCTATCGGCTATGCCTGAGCCACTCATTGCGGCCGTCATCGCCAACTGGAATCAGAAGGATCTGACGCTTGCCGCTGTAGAATCACTCTTCCAGGACGGCTGGTCCAATCTCCTTGTAATAGTCATTGACAACGGCTCTAAAGACGGGTCCGTAACCGCGATAAGCGAGCGCTTCCCGGCCGTCCGGCAAATCGTCAATCCGGGCAACTTCGGCTTTGCCAAAGCCAATAATCAGGGCTTTGAACTGGCGTTATCGAGTGGCGCCGAGTTCATATTCCTCCTGAACAATGATGCTGCCGTCGCCTCTGGAACGCTCGGTGAACTGCACCGGTATCTTGACAAACATCCGCGCTGCGGAGCCGTTGCGCCTTATATCTTTTATGCCGGAACCGGCGATCTGATATGGTTCGGCGGCGGGGTTGCCGACCTGACCTGGGGCCGGATCGGCCACCTGGCTATTCGGCAGCGATTCAACCCCATACTGCATGGTGAAGTCCTTTGCGGTTACCTGACCGGTTGTGCCTATTTGGTTCGCAGCCGGTTGATTGTCGAATTGGGCGGGTTTGATCCGGTCTTTGGGCTTTACAGCGAGGATGTCGATCTTTCGATTCGGCATCGCAACGCCGGGTGGGAATTGTGGGCGATACCATCGGCGCGAGTCGATCATAAGGTCTCGGTCTCGGCGGGAGGTCCCGGTTCGCCCCTAAAGGCTTTTCACCTTGCCCGCAGCACGACCATTCTGATGAAGCGATATCTCTCGCCGCGCTCCTGGCTGCTGTTGATTCCAGCCGGAGCGGTGGGGGCATTTGCCAATTCACTCCGCCTGATCGTCATCGGAAAAGCCTCGTCAGTTCCGGCGTTCTTTCAGGGTCTCTGGTCGGGACTAACCGGCCGCCGTCCGCCGCGGAGATTCCGCCTCGAATACGACGGTGAAGCCTGATCTATGCCTGAACTGCCCGAAGTCGAATCCTTGAGACGGCATCTTGAATCGGCCGCCATTGGCCGGACGATCGTTGGGATCGAATTGCCTTTGCCGCGCATCGTGCGGTCGGGGAGTCTGTATGATCTGACCGGTCTAAGCATTGCGTCGATTACCCGGCACGGCAAGTATTTGACTTTTCATCTTCAAGATCGCAGGGGACACCCTTCACCACATCGTCTGCACGCTCATCTTGGTATGACCGGGACCTTCCTTTTCGAGACCCGGGAGAGAAATCTCGATGCCCGTGATGACCGGTTCGTTCGGGCTCGCATTATCCTCGACCGGGGCAGCCTCGCTTTTCGCGACGCTCGAACCCTGGGCGGACTTTGGGAAAGTAATGACAACCGGACACCTTACGACGACTTTGGCCCCGATTTCTTCGATCCGGGTTTCGATGCCGATGCGTTTGTCGCCGCTGTTCGCGGTCGGCGCACTCCCGTCAAACTTGCCCTGCTCGACCAATCGTCCGTCGCCGGTATCGGCAACATCTACGCCTCCGAAGCGCTGTTTTCCGCTGGAATTCATCCTGCCCGCCGCGCATCTTCTATCGGGATCGTCCGCTTGAAGCGCCTGCATAAAGCGCTGGGAGAGATAATGACCGCCGCGATTGCTTCGGGTGGGACGACCTTTCGCGACTTCCGCCTCTCCGACGGCCGGGAGGGAGCGTTCAAGGCCTCTCTCGCGGTCTATGGCCGGGAGGGCGATCCATGTCAGCATTGCGGAACCGCGATCCGGCGAATCGTTCAAGGCGGGCGCAGCAGTTTCTATTGCCCGCGCTGCCAGCGGGGATGAGACTCATTGACAGCGCTACATGATCGTCGGATGTGGGAGCGACTTACCCGTCGTTATCACAAGCGCGATTGGAGCGGCCCCGGCAACTTCCTGACCCGTCGCGAGTGGGAGGGTGCACGACGACTTTTCGATCGGCATTGTAAGTCTATCGAAGGCGCAATAATCGATCTTGGCACCGGCGGGGGAGCCTTCTGGAGGGTCCTCGACCTCCTACCGGATCGCGTCATTAGGATTGACATTATTAGAACGTATGCCCCAGTCTCTGCCGTGGGATCATTTGTGCAGGCTGATGCGCGGCACTTGCCGCTGGTGTCATGTAAAGTGGGGTGTATTGTTGCGCTTGGACTGACTGAATATCTAAATGACTTGGATGCCGCCTTACACGAGTGGCGTCGGGTGATTACCGCCCGGGGACGACTATTGCTCACCTGGTCGCCGCCGGGCGCGTTAGGTAACCAAGTCCGCCGTTTGACTAAACCGCCTGTCTATCTGCGCAAGGATGAGGCGATGCTGCAACATTTAACTCAGTCCGGTTGGCATCCAGTCTGCGCAGTCGAACATCACGGCTGGCAGGCAATGGTGGTTGCCGGACCGGTTTGATGCGCATTAGTTGAGAATCAGCAGACTGTCGCAATCAACCCGGCTTTCCAAGCCGTATCTTTTTGTAAGAGGGAAGGCTTGCAATAGACCTTCGCTCTTGTTATACTGTTATGTTGCCTTAGTTGCCGTAGGGTGAGCGGCGACCTTTATACCAAGGAGTTTCCATTGCGCTTCCTCCACTGTTTCCTGGTTATTCTGACGACGCTTATGCCGCTGGCGGGAGCGATCGCCGTCGATCTTGATTCGCCGCACCGTGAAGGTGTGGTGATGTTCAGCGTCTGGCCCGGTTACAAAATCGAACTTCCCTCCGAAGGTGACCTCCGTTCCGGCTATGAACCGCTCGACCGGTTTATGGACGGCATCGGTGCAACCCTTGTCGAGCGCACCTTCCCATTCTGCCTACCACCGGTCAAGGACGGCCCGGACCTCAGCCTGATCTATAACCTCTACTTCCCGGAATCGGTCTCTATTGCCGACGTGATTCATGATCTCTCGAAGGTCGAAGGGATCGAACTGGTCGAGCCGTGGTATATCTATCAGACCTGCTTTGAGCCTAACGACCCTCGTCGCGGTCAGCAGTATGCGCTGCAGAAACTGCAGATGTATTCGGCTTGGGATATCCATCGCGGCAGCCGCAGCATCGTCGTAGCCGATGTCGATACGGGGATCCAATATAACCACCCCGACATTGCTGCGAACCTCTGGATCAATCCCGGCGAAGATTTGAACGGCAACGGCGTCATCGATCAGGATGAGATCAACAACCGCGACGACGATGGCAACGGTTATCGCGATGACTTCTGGGGTTGGGATGCGATGCAGAACGACCGCCTGCCGCAGGACTCGGACGGCCACGGCACCCACACCGGCGGGACGATTGCCGCGGTTACCAATAACGGCACCGGTGTTGCTTCGATCGGATTCAACATCTCTCTAATGGTCTATCGCGCCGGGACCGGCGGATCGATTCAGTATGGTTATCAAGGCATCGAATACGCGGCCCGCAACGGCGCGACAGCGGTGAATTGCTCGTGGGGTGGTCCGGGCGGGAACGACTTCACCCGACGGGTGGTGATCGACGCTAACGCTCGCGGCTGTCTCGTCGTCGCTGCAGCCGGCAACGACAACGTCGATGCGACCTTTTATCCGGCATCCTATCCGACCGTGCTTGCAGTAGCCGCGACCGATCAGAATGACCGCCGCGCGGGCTTCTCGAATTACGGTGCCTGGGTCGATGTCTCGGCTCCGGGGGTCTCAATCATGAGCACCGTCCCGACCAATGGCTATGCGAGTTATCAAGGCACCTCGATGGCCGCCCCGCATGTCGCCGGACTGGCCGGACTGGTTAAGTCGGCCTATGAACAACTCACAGTCGAGGAACTGCGCCAGTTGATCCTCGCCGGCGCCGACAATATCGACGAGCAGAATCCCAACTTCCAGGGCCGGCTCGGTTCCGGCCGGGTCAATGCCTACCGGTCATTGCTGCTTGGCAATCGCCCGATCCTTACCATCGACACCCTGATAATCGACGACAGCGACGAAGGCAACGGCAACGGCGCTCTCGATCCGGGCGAATCGGTGCGTCTTCTTCTGACCATCTCCAACGGCGCCAACGGCCAGCCTACCGAAGGCATTCAGGTCATCGCGCTGAGTTCCGATACGACGATCTTCATTGCCCCCGAACCGATGAACTTTCCCGACCTCGAGCCGGGCGAGCAGGTCGAATACCGTGACGGCTACATTTTGCTGAACGTCAACGAATCAGCTCGCGCCCACACGACCTGGATCACTGTTGTTGTGACGGCAGCCCCCGGCGACGTCCGGATCGAGCGGGAGTTCGAACTTTTGGTAGGGCACCCCGACATCCTCGTGATCGACGACGATGAGGGCGGCAACGCGGAGGAGACCATTTTCGAGTCGATCGAAGCGATGGGCCTGGGCTGGGCACGGTGGGATGTCGTAACGAAGTTCTCGCCTGACGCGGTAACCCTTGAGGATTACCCGATGGTCGTCTGGATAACCGGCGATGCCAACCCGCCGCTTGACGAACTCGACCGCTTCCAACTCGAAACCGCGCTATACGAACGCGCCAATATCATGTTGATCGGCAAGCGGATCGGCGACGATGCCGAGAACCACGAACTGCTGCGCAATTACTTCGGTGCGATGCACCGCGAGGACTCGGCCTTCGCCATTATCACGACCGGACTCGTAGGTGAGCGACCGGTGGCACCCGACATTCAACTGGTAATGTCGGGCGGCGGTGGAAGCGATCCGCGCATTTCGCCCTCGACGATGGCACCGGTCCTGGGGGCCGATAGTCTGATGGTCTATCGTCGTGCCGGGATGGAGATCACCGGCCTGGCCGGCGTCTGGCGCGAAGACCGCCGAACCCAATCGCGGACGATTTACCTCGGCTTTTCATTTGAGTCAGTTAGCAACCGCCAGTCTGCCCGCGACGAGGCCTTTCGGCAGATGTTCCGCTGGTTCCGCGATGGCGAACTGAACAATTCCGCACCATACGATCCGTCATTGCCAATGAACTACGCCATTGAACCGGCCTTTCCCAATCCCTTCAACAGCCGCGTCCGGCTCGGTTACACCCTGCCAGCGGCAGCTCGGGTCGAACTCGCCATTTACGACCCGTCGGGGCGGCTGGTCGAGCAACTATACTCCGGTATGAAGGCTTCCGGACGGCATGCCATTCAGTGGGATGCCAACCTCAGTCCTTCGGGTATTTACTTCTTCCGTTTGACCACACCGGGCCGGGCGCCGATCGAAGAGCGTCTGGTGCTCGTCCGGTGACATTGATATAGCGATCTTATACGCACGCTGTCATTGCGGGTTTGCCATCGGTGCAGACCGCAGACTTGATCATTCGCTGCCGTAAAGTTAGCGGCGGAAAGGAGCCATCTTGCGCGTCGGTTCACAGTTCCTGATCGCTCCCCTAAGCATGTTGCTTACCGTGTGCCTGGCTGTCGCCGGAGCACCCAATAGCGAGCCGAAGGCTGAAATGCGGCCCGGTGTCGCTATCTTCAAGGTTGAGGCTGCACTCTTCAGCGACATCGGCGCCACCAAGGTCGAACGCCTTGGCGATCCCGCGATCGATGCCGCCCTCGAACGAATCGGCGCCATCGGCGTTGAACGCAAGTTCCCTCATAATCCCGGCCCTGCAAGACCGGGCGGCACCGACCTGCGACCAATTTTGAACGTTTATTTCCCAGAGTCGGTCTCCGTCTGGGAAGCCTGCCGCATTCTCCTCGCTACCCCGGGCGTCCGCTACGCTCACCCGTGGTGGATCGACGAGGTCTACCTGCCCCATAACGATTCGCTACGCGATCAGCAGTATGCGCTCAATCTCATCCGCGCCAATCAAGCGCACGACTCGAGCCGCGGCAGCCCCGCTGTCGTCATCGGTATCGTCGATCTAGGCGGCAACCTGACCCATCCCGACTTGGCCGCCAACATCTGGCAGAATCTCGGCGAAGACGCCAACGGCGACGGGCAGTTGACGAACGAAGATATCGACACCACCGACAACGACCAGAACGGCCATGTCGATGACTTCTATGGCTGGGACTTTCAAGGCAACGACCGCGACCCGACCGACATAAACGGTCATGGAGTTCACGTTTCAGGCATTGCCTCAGCCGTTACCAACAACGAGGAAGGCGTCGCCTCGATTGGCTACAGTTGCGCCCTGATGTCGGTCCGGACCGGACAGGGAACTCAGATCAACTTCGGCTACGAGGGGATCGAATACGCCTATCGCAATGAGGCGCATATCATCAACTGCTCGTGGGGCGGAACGCAGCGAACCGATGCAGCTCAAGAAGTGATTACTGCAGCCTTTGAAGCGGGCACTCTGGTCGTGGCCGCATGCGGCAATTCAGGCAATGCCCGAGTCCTATATCCGGCCGGCTATGACCACGTTCTTTCCGTTGCGGCAACCGACCGAAACGACGTCAAAACCAACTTCTCAACCTACGGCGATTGGGTCGATATTTCTGCTCCGGGTGTAGAAATCATCACCACGACCTTGGGCACCGACTACAATCCAAGTTTCCTCGGCACCTCAGCTGCTTCGCCGCATGTTGCCGGCGCCGCAGGCCTTCTGAAGGCGCGCTTCCCCAACGCCCCGCCCGACATCCTGACCGATTTTCTGGTTACCTCAGCGGACAACATCGATCAGCAGAATCCGAACTTCGTCGGAATGCTCGGCGGCGGACGTCTTAATGCCTACGCCGCGCTTCGCGCCGCAGCCGACCCGGTGCCCCTCATTCAGAGCATTAACCTGATCTACGAGGATAACGGCAACAATGTCATCGAGCCTGGCGAGATGGCCGGATTCACGGTCACAGTGGTCAACCGGGGCACCCCCCCCGAGGAGTTGATCGCAACCTTTTCCAGTGACGATCCGGCAGTTGAGGTGATTCATGGTGAAGTAACCTTCCCTAATCTCGATGTTGGACAACGCCACACCAACACCGACGAGCCGTTTATAATCGAGGTGGCGCTTGACTTCATCCCCCATACGGCAGTTTGCACGGTGACGCTGCATGCCCAGCCCGGAGACCTGACCCGCTCGAGGGACTACGAGTTTCTCCTTGGGCATCCGAACATCCTGATCGTCGATGACGACGGCGGTCTCGACTACGAACAGTATCACAAGAACACCGTCACGGCGATCCGGCAGGGCTGGCTGAACTGGGACTGCTCCCGCGTCGGCCCGCCGCCCGACACCGTCCTCTCCGACCACTCATTGGTGATCTGGGAAACCGGCGATGCCTATCCGCCGCTCGACGAATATGACCGAATCTCCATCCGCACCGGTCTGGCTCGCGGTGCGAGGATGCTGCTATCGGGACGTTACATCGGCGACGACCCGGAAAACCGGCAGTTCATTCGGACCTATTTGGGGGCAACGCACGGCGCCGACTCGGTGGGAGCATCGGTGGTTTTAGGAGTCTCCCGCCGCGCGGCGGTGCGCGGCGATGAGGTTCTCTTTCTGACCGGCGAAGGGGGGTCCGACGACGGCAATATCTCACCTTCGACCATGACGGTCCTGACGCCGGGAGACAGTCTCTTCGTCTATAGTCAGTTCGGTGAGATCATGGGTCTCGCCGGGGTCTATAAGCACGATCAACGCACCAACGCCAAGACGATCTACCTCGGGTTCAATTTTGCTGCCATCAGCAACATTGGCACCCGCAGAGAGACCGTGCTCGAGAGTATGCTCCGCTGGTTTGCTCCGGAACTTAGCGCTGACTGGCCCGAGCCGCCGCTACCGGGAAATTACCTCCTCGAACTGGCTTTTCCCAATCCGTTCAACGGCCTTGTGCGGCTCGACTATTCTCTGGCTCGGGAAGCGGACTTTCGGCTGGCTATCTTCGATCAAGCCGGTCGCGAGGTGACGCTCGTCGAGTCCGGCCAGGGGCGCAGCGGACGTCATTCGACCTTCTGGCGGCCGGGCGAACTGCCTTCAGGCGTCTATTTTGCCCGCCTCGATGTGCCGGGTGAAGCCTCTTCGACGCAGAAACTGGTCTTGATGAAGTAACTTCCGGTTCAGCCGGATTCTTTCAAAACAACTTGCCCGTCGCCGGTTCAGGGCGGCGGGCAGGTTGTTTTTGCCCTTTAAATTGAGTCTTACCATGCTGCGGTCGGCACTAACCACAATCCTGCAGTTTTCACTTTGCGCATCGTCCATTGCAGAGGTCGTTACCAACCTCGATCCGCGTTTGACCCGGGACTTTGCGTTAATCGAACGATTTGCCGCAGATCCAAGCGAGGCAAATGCGCAGCAATTGAAGCGCGCCGGTTTGCCGCTTGACATCGATCCCCAACTAAAGGTCTTCCTCTATGTCGATGGAAAGGATGCCGATCCATCGGCAGGCCTTCGCAACCGGAGTGACCTTGAAGTTTATCTGCAGTCCTGGGTGCCGCCGGTGGGAGGTCATCCCTATGGTTACTATCTTGTCCGCGCGCATAAGTCAGCCATAGGGCAACTACTGGCAAAGGGTGTCGTTGTCTATGCCGCCTCGGCCTACCGCAGGTTGAAGCCACTCAACGACCTAACTGCCATAGAGACCGGAGCGCTTGCCGCGCAGCAAGCTGATCCAGCACTTACCGGTCGAGGTGTCCGGCTCGCCGTCATCGACTCAGGCTTCCAACTCGACTTTCCTGACTTGCCGGATCCGGCTGCGGCAATGGACTACGCCGATTATCCCGACACCAGCGAGGACGTAACCGACCTCGTTTCAGCCCATGGGACGCATGTCGCCGGGACGGTCTATGGCAGTGGCGAACTCTCGGGCGGACGGTGGCGCGGTATGGCGCCTGCCGCCGAAGCGATCTACCTCAAGATTGGCGACGATTCGACTGCCTATGCCTCCAGTGCCGCTGTCGTCGGCGCCGTTCGCGGCGCTGCGACCTGGTGCCGCGCTGACATAATGACGATGAGTTACGGCGGCTACGACTACTTCAACGATGGCTCGTCGCCCGAAGAGCAGGCTGTCGATTGGGCAGTCGGACAGGGCACAACAGTCTTCATGTCGGCCGGCAATCAGGCTCGAGGTTGGATTCACTACTCCGACGTGTTAGAAGGCGGTGCAACCACCGATCCCATTGCAGTCATTTCGGTCTATGCGGGCGAAGGTCGATCCTGGGGATTTGTGCTTTCGTGGTATGATGGACCTGACACCTCGGTTCACCTGCCATTCACTGCCGCTGTCAGAAACAGTCGAGGTGACGAAGAGCCGTTTGAGGCTATGCCACAGGTGGCATCTCTACGCGGTACCGAAGCTCGAGAGTATCTGGCTCGCAACGATCTTCCCAATGAAGTTGCGAACTTCACGATCCAAGTGACCAATCATAGCGAATCAGCGCTTCGTTTCCACATCCTGACCCTCGATGAGGAGGGTGGCGTTCGCTTCCGAGCCGCAGATCCCGATTTCACCGTTCTGCTCCCGTCCACTGCAGACTCCTGCCTGTCTGTAGCCGCCTACACCTCACGCACTAGGTGGACGGCCTTCTACGGTGCAGAGCAGGGCAACGGTGGAATCCTTGGTGATATTGCCTACTTTTCATCGCGTGGTCCCCGTATAGACGGCCATTTGAAGCCCGACATCGCCGCGCCAGGAATGACCACTATCTCCTGCCGCAATCAGGATCTGTTGCCGCCTGGTATCGGCTATGACGATCTCATCATTTCCAACGACGGCGAATCTGGCGAACCGGCCGATTATCTTGCACTTATGGGGACTTCGATGTCGAGCCCGGCAGCAGCGGGGACGGCCGGTTTGCTGCTCGAAGCCGAGCCCGACTTGACGCCCGCTGAACTGCGCCGGCGACTAATCCTGGGCACCCGGCGCGATGGGTGGACCGGTCGGGTTCCCAACACTACCTGGGGTTGGGGCAAGATCGACATCGTCCGCGCTCTGGCAGCGCCGAAGGACTCGGATAGCCCTGTGCATCCGACCTCGTTCGATCTGGGCGGTGTCTGGCCCAATCCTTTTAATGCCGGGTTCGTTGTGCGCTACTCCATTGGCGTGCCGGGGCTGGTTCGTTTAAGACTAATCGACACGAGCAGCCGCACGGTTTGGCGCACTTATCGTTACGTTGCCCGGTCCGGGTGGCAGATAGAGGCGGTAATGGTGCCGTATCTGCCCAGCGGCAGTTATTTTCTTGAAGCGAGCGCCGGGCAGGTTATCCGCTCCGTACGGGTTACGGCACTTAAGTAGGATTGGGAAGTTAAAGTTGAAGATGCAGCGCCGGATATGCCGATGGCACTTGCAGGAGCAGCGCCTTCCGTTTATCTTTAGGGATTAGTTCGACCGAATGGGCGCAGCGGCGCTCTCATAGGCCGTGCCAGCCGGATTGCTGGTTTCATAGGAGGGAACCCAATGAACCGTGCGGACATCATCCAAAACGT encodes the following:
- the mutM gene encoding bifunctional DNA-formamidopyrimidine glycosylase/DNA-(apurinic or apyrimidinic site) lyase is translated as MPELPEVESLRRHLESAAIGRTIVGIELPLPRIVRSGSLYDLTGLSIASITRHGKYLTFHLQDRRGHPSPHRLHAHLGMTGTFLFETRERNLDARDDRFVRARIILDRGSLAFRDARTLGGLWESNDNRTPYDDFGPDFFDPGFDADAFVAAVRGRRTPVKLALLDQSSVAGIGNIYASEALFSAGIHPARRASSIGIVRLKRLHKALGEIMTAAIASGGTTFRDFRLSDGREGAFKASLAVYGREGDPCQHCGTAIRRIVQGGRSSFYCPRCQRG
- a CDS encoding glycosyltransferase family 2 protein, with the translated sequence MPEPLIAAVIANWNQKDLTLAAVESLFQDGWSNLLVIVIDNGSKDGSVTAISERFPAVRQIVNPGNFGFAKANNQGFELALSSGAEFIFLLNNDAAVASGTLGELHRYLDKHPRCGAVAPYIFYAGTGDLIWFGGGVADLTWGRIGHLAIRQRFNPILHGEVLCGYLTGCAYLVRSRLIVELGGFDPVFGLYSEDVDLSIRHRNAGWELWAIPSARVDHKVSVSAGGPGSPLKAFHLARSTTILMKRYLSPRSWLLLIPAGAVGAFANSLRLIVIGKASSVPAFFQGLWSGLTGRRPPRRFRLEYDGEA
- a CDS encoding T9SS type A sorting domain-containing protein, translated to MRFLHCFLVILTTLMPLAGAIAVDLDSPHREGVVMFSVWPGYKIELPSEGDLRSGYEPLDRFMDGIGATLVERTFPFCLPPVKDGPDLSLIYNLYFPESVSIADVIHDLSKVEGIELVEPWYIYQTCFEPNDPRRGQQYALQKLQMYSAWDIHRGSRSIVVADVDTGIQYNHPDIAANLWINPGEDLNGNGVIDQDEINNRDDDGNGYRDDFWGWDAMQNDRLPQDSDGHGTHTGGTIAAVTNNGTGVASIGFNISLMVYRAGTGGSIQYGYQGIEYAARNGATAVNCSWGGPGGNDFTRRVVIDANARGCLVVAAAGNDNVDATFYPASYPTVLAVAATDQNDRRAGFSNYGAWVDVSAPGVSIMSTVPTNGYASYQGTSMAAPHVAGLAGLVKSAYEQLTVEELRQLILAGADNIDEQNPNFQGRLGSGRVNAYRSLLLGNRPILTIDTLIIDDSDEGNGNGALDPGESVRLLLTISNGANGQPTEGIQVIALSSDTTIFIAPEPMNFPDLEPGEQVEYRDGYILLNVNESARAHTTWITVVVTAAPGDVRIEREFELLVGHPDILVIDDDEGGNAEETIFESIEAMGLGWARWDVVTKFSPDAVTLEDYPMVVWITGDANPPLDELDRFQLETALYERANIMLIGKRIGDDAENHELLRNYFGAMHREDSAFAIITTGLVGERPVAPDIQLVMSGGGGSDPRISPSTMAPVLGADSLMVYRRAGMEITGLAGVWREDRRTQSRTIYLGFSFESVSNRQSARDEAFRQMFRWFRDGELNNSAPYDPSLPMNYAIEPAFPNPFNSRVRLGYTLPAAARVELAIYDPSGRLVEQLYSGMKASGRHAIQWDANLSPSGIYFFRLTTPGRAPIEERLVLVR
- a CDS encoding class I SAM-dependent methyltransferase; translated protein: MTALHDRRMWERLTRRYHKRDWSGPGNFLTRREWEGARRLFDRHCKSIEGAIIDLGTGGGAFWRVLDLLPDRVIRIDIIRTYAPVSAVGSFVQADARHLPLVSCKVGCIVALGLTEYLNDLDAALHEWRRVITARGRLLLTWSPPGALGNQVRRLTKPPVYLRKDEAMLQHLTQSGWHPVCAVEHHGWQAMVVAGPV